From the Anguilla rostrata isolate EN2019 chromosome 12, ASM1855537v3, whole genome shotgun sequence genome, the window cttcttctgatgCTTTGTGCAGTGAATTAGGAGAAGGACAGGTGGGTAGTAGGGAACGAGGAACGGAGAAGATAAGGAAAAACTGTTGGGATGCTGGCTCAGCGTTGTTTTCCATAGTTCTTAATGTCCCAGTCCACATTACAGGCATAAAAAGTTATGTCTATCATTCTCCTGTCAGCATGTCAGGACAAGTCTTGCTAGCTAGGGTGCCGATTTCTATTTACCTCTCATATAAGCAAATATGcagtttcatacatttaaaaaagagaaaaaaatgtacactttgTATGGACCGTTCCTTCCTGATATTATATACAATCTAGAAGTTACTTTTACTTATGTAaatatctgtatttttattattgtgaaatatttaacataCTCATTCAGTATACAATACAAAATACCTTTACATTATTGTAAatagaatataaatatttacaatttaataGAAGGTGCAGCATTGTATTTATCTCTTGACTAGACTACTCACTAGTTCATCAGTTCACAGGTACACTAAAttaccaaaagtatctggacaccccttggtctgggtccatttttcatggttttcacatccaacacctttgggatcaattggaaagccaacggCAAGCCAGACCTAATCGCTCAATCAgtacccaacctcactaatattCTTCTGGCctaatggaagcaaatcccggCAGCAATGCTCTAACATCTAGTATGAAGCCTTcacagaagagtggagggtgttatagcagcaaagggtggaacaactccatattaatgcccataattttggacaagatgttggatgtcaggtgtccaaatgtagtgtatattcCTATATGTCACTGTTTATAACACTCTTTGATCGAGGCCCATGTATCAAGGAACCTGCTGCAGATGCTGGCCGATTTTCCCATCAGACCTTGAGGTGAGAATCATATAAGAACAGTTATAACTAAAGATAATTCTAAAGAGAAATAACTTCTCCTTTGGTGAagattgtgtttgtgcatgtgtacagttTCAGTCAACAAAGCTGTAATGGCAGTAATTTTAAGGACGATAACATCAGTAGTCCCCCTTGATCCTCTACCAGGAACTTGAGCCTGAAATCTCTCATCTGTGGCCAACCCTGCTGAAGACCACATCCAACTTCACTTTTTGGTAGGTGTTTCCCCATAGCCTGCTGATCTCAATACATCTGATCCTGTTTAGTTGCAGTCATAATACGGAAATTCTGACTGGAACAGACTGGGGTCAGTCAAGTAGCTGAAATACTTTAGatcagggatctcaaactcaaatcctggagggcttgtgtgtctgctggtttttaatgtgttcctgcattcaagcatttcatttaagtcattgattgacTACGGAGTCTGTGCACATTGTTTCCAACGCCTAAATTGGCTaatgattgaaaggaaatcataAAAACCAGAAGAGactacagccctccaggatttgagttttaCACTCCTGTTTTCaatctttaagaaaaaaaaaagaaaaagatcatGAATAATTTTCAACAAAAGGCATTACCAGCAAAAACTGTAGTATCGTGTGAAATTAGAATTTCTGCTCTGAATAATAGTGAAGATGAATGCTTCTTTTACAACTGTCAGTAATTGGCAGTAACTTCAGTCCCAGCACACCTTCTTTCCTGCAGGAAGAACGAATGGATCAAGCACGGATCTTGTGCAGCCTGCGTGGAGGGTATGAACTCCCCGACCAGATACTTTCAGCGCACACTCAAACTACGAGGACACTTTGATATCGACCGGTGAGCCCCGAAGCACATGCTACCACGGCGATGGTCTCCACTACCTTCCAAACCCTTAATTAGCCAGAGGAATACTCCAGTAAATGTGGTTGGAATTTATGGACCTCTGTAAACCGGGGTGACTTGAATAAAGCAAGTGATTAGGCTGTGACAGTGTAGACCCTGTCGAGTGTAGTATAGTGCTGTATACACACTGCTGGTGAACCGGCAGCTACACTGCCACCTAATGAGCAGTCAGTGGACGCTACGTTTAGTTCACGATCCTGGTGAAGATGTTGCCTACTGAACTCTTGCCTTCTCTCTTAGAGCTTTGATGGATGCAGGCATCAAACCTTCCTGTAACAAAACTTACCAGGTGAGGTTCAAGTGTTTACAAGAGACACATCACAAGAGGGGGCTTAAAGCAGGCTTTGGGTTTGGGGTTGATCCCCTGTCACTCTTCCTGTTCTGCATTTAGTTTGAAGACCTCCACTCCGCTCTGGCCCCCATTATAGGGGACAAATACGAGATCCAGTGTCTGAAGGACGATGAGGTGAGCTTACCGCCATTTCAAACTCGGCCTCCAACTCTCCTCCTGACTCAATCAAACCATAGAAATTGTACCTAGTGTGCAGTAAGCATTTACACGGGGacacactttttgttgttttgcacaTTGAATCCGAAGTGAAAGAATGattatgaggttaaagtgcagcctGTTAGCTTTAATAACAGGTGAACCATTTAGGAATTGCAGACTTTTTTATACACAGCAACTGGACAATTGACTGTTCAACTGTATGCTGTTCCATAATTAATACACATGTAAGCTCATAAAAGGTCTAAAAGGTACATTACTGGCTATAACCCATTTATATTTAGTTGGCTGTACAGACCTACTTTTCACTATGCCCTATTGAAGAAAGACCTATGCTATTGAAAGTCTTTCTTATAGATGTAGAAACTGCACAACTCAATGAAAGGTCCTGTCTGGCtttaattattgttacattACGGGTGCAAACATGCACCTGAGGGGGCATGAATCCTTGAGGGCCAGCCAGCATTTTTGGTTAAGGTCTGGTTCCAGACCGTCACAGGTAAGTAGCAGTAACTGGCTAGTGACTGCTTTTGAAAACGAACCGTAACACTGTCCTCTGTACACGTAGGGTCGAGAACTACTGATCCAGGTGAAGATCAGCCTGTTCAGGAACTTCACTCTGGGGTGTCACAAAACTCCCCAAGCGGAGCCGACCGATGCCCGAACGGCCTGGAAAGCCTCCGAGGGGCACCCCTGCCCCAAGGACACCCCTGTGTTCTACTTTCCCATTAGTTATGAGCACCCCCATGACCCCTGTGACTGAGGGCACTCCTGCCCCAGTGGAGGCCCTGCATACAGAATACTGCAGAAAGCAGGCTCGCTCTGAAGGGTGTGTCTCCAAGCTGGCAGTGGATGGGTATGATTATGATGTCAAGATTCTCAGACTGTAGACCAATTTGAGGACAACTCAATATACAACCAATACTGTGCACCATTaacttttcaaacaaaaaatgtatcctaCAATTGCGactgagaaatgtgtgtgttcatataataaaataaccttGTATCTCTTAAAAGTGTATGCTGTAACATTTTGGCAGTCTTCCCTGGTGAATTTTGAGGGCAACAGCAAAATAACatcaaaaaatgattaattttggAAATTTATTGAGGTGGAATTCAATTTCCCAAGAGGAAATGAAtacaccaaaaacaacaaaataaaaggtACATGTAGACTACACCAAAGAGCACAGGTACTTGAGACAGGTTTAATCTAAATGGAAAAATAGGCAAATACTCCACCTATCATCATATTCGAAATCTGTGGGAACGAGGTAACAGAGGgggggaaatgggaaaaaataaacccaTAGCACAAGAAAGCACACATTTTCTTGCTTGCTTACATTCTAAGCATTGCATGGTTGTCCAAAGgaagttgggggtggggtggggtggggggtgggggggccaggGTGGTGTCACACTTCAAGTTTTCCAAGGAAACGGAGGTTGAGGATCTTCAGCTGTTCATCCAGCTCCATCCTAACGATGCCGTCCTCCCCATCAATACTCAGCAGCACCCCGGTGGCCTCCCGGTCCTCTCCCAAAATCACCTTTACCTGGAACgcgcaaaacacacacatccattacattacacacccaGACACCTCTGCCATGAAAAGACATCAAGGCAGGCTTATATCACGGGGTTTCAACCATTTCTGATCTGGGGAGCGAGCATCCAAAGACCCCCGCGGCAAGTTAAGTGCAGGCACACATTAATGACATCACACGCCCACATACATTCTGAAGCAACACAGATAAATTGGGAGCAAAATCCTCGAGTGCTAGTAATTCATGAACATGAGTTATCAGAAGACAAGACAatgagagggaggagaacaTGGCATTACAAATCAAGTGTTTTGAAACAGCTGTGCGTTCTCCAGCACCTTGCAGCTTTACTGGAGAAGTTTCCATTTACTTAATAACACACGGCTGTACCTTGTTGTTCTTGGTTGGAGTCACGGGCTCCAGGTGTTCACTGGAGATGCTGACCACCTTCTCCGTGTCCTGGAGGAAGACGGAACACATTCCACCCTGGGGAAGAGGGGAAGTGGGTGTTAGCTGGGCTGGAGGAGCAGGGACCGGGGTCACAGACAACAAGCCCTCAAGCCCTGAAACAGCCACCGTACTTTAACTGATTTTGACTCGGCCATTAGTTACTCGTAACAAACAAACAGTTTACAGAGCATCTCTATTTATAACAAACACTAATACTGTATGTGCGACAATGCTGAGAAAAGCATAATTAAAACAGCatgcatgataaaaaaaatgccattttagAGACAAATATAGATATGACTCCATTTCACACACATGTTGGAAGCATTGCCAATGCTGCTTGCGCACACATGCCTTTCATACCATGATAAACAGCCAAATTGCTCCATTCATCTGAACTGCATTAGGTTTCAGCAAAATTAACGTTAAACAAACTACACCTATAATAGACTGGCTTTTTACAATAAATCAGCATgaattaatcacattttaactCACATAATTACTCTGTAATTAGCAGGCCATCAATAATAGCTTAATTTCGCACACAGCCATCCAAAGGCCGTTTTCTAACAGTTTCATTGGACTCCAAACCCAGTCAGTACAATTTGAGGCTGTCTACCTCAAAGTAGACAGTTAGCCAGAGTGGTCTCActtgtcatttaaaatgcatttttaaaccaaatttttAACAATGGCAGATTCACACATTTAGTAAAGGTAACAAAAGGGGAAAGTTTTGGCAGAGATGTCTAGACATGCATGGCCACTCCAAAAATACAAGGTCTAACCTGTTAATGAAAACTTTCAACAGGTTAG encodes:
- the rnaset2l gene encoding ribonuclease T2-like: MAAPLLLVAILLSGPALTCQCTNDLFQIEKPFCAWDCITFALMWPGAFCVGLKKSLECNIPQYIQSWTIHGLWPMYQGTCCRCWPIFPSDLEELEPEISHLWPTLLKTTSNFTFWKNEWIKHGSCAACVEGMNSPTRYFQRTLKLRGHFDIDRALMDAGIKPSCNKTYQFEDLHSALAPIIGDKYEIQCLKDDEGRELLIQVKISLFRNFTLGCHKTPQAEPTDARTAWKASEGHPCPKDTPVFYFPISYEHPHDPCD